The genomic stretch CTTCATCACGCCGAAGAATGCGATGACGTAATGAGGTGTGTTGGGGAGATAGAGACCGACGTGTACGCCAGGGCGCACACCGAGCTTTTGGAATCCCTTGGCCGCTCGATTAGCTAGATGTGGGCTTTCAGGAGGTTGTCCATCTGGTCCGAACCGAGGAAGCTGAGGTTGCGAAGCTTCAGTGTTCCACGGAGAGACCAGATGAACAGCCATAAGAATGCTCGCCTGACGCCGAAAGGTCGAGAGGCCATGGTGCGGAGTGTGGCAGCGGGACTGAGCAAAGCGGCCGCCGCGCGCCAGTTCAACACCACGCCAAAGACCGTCGCCAAATGGGTCGAACGGTTCCGCGCAGGCGGTGTCGATGGTTTGCGCGACCGCTCCTCCAGGCCTCTTTCATTGCCAAGCCAAACGGCGCCCGCCACATGCGCCGTGGTTGAGGCCTTGCGCCGCCAGCGCTACACCGGCAAGCAGATCGCGGTCGAGGTCGGCGTGTCTCCGGCGACCGTCAGCCGCATCCTGCAGCGGCTCGGCATCAACAAGCTCTCGGCACTGGAGCCGGCCGAACCGGTGCGCCGGTACGAGCGCGAACACCCCGGCGAGATCATCCACATCGATATCAAAAAGCTGGGCCGTTTCGAGCAAGTCGGCCACCGCATCACCGGCGATCGCCAAAGCAAGAGCCGCAGGGTCGGTTGGGAATATCTGCACCTGGCAATCGACGACCATTCCCGCGTCGCCTATTCGGAAATCTTGCCCGATGAAAAACGTCGATCCTGCCTGAGCTTTCTCTTTAACGCGTTGCGCTTCTTCAGGGCCCATGGCGTCAAAGTCTATCGTGTCATGACCGACAACGGCACTAGCTTCCGATCCCGTCGTTACCCTAAGGCATTGCGCCTGCTCAAAATCAAGCACCTGCGCACTAAGCCCTATACGCCGAAAACCAACGGCAAGGCCGAGCGCTTCGTCCAAACCTCGTTGCGCGAATGGGCCTA from Bradyrhizobium sp. Ash2021 encodes the following:
- a CDS encoding IS481 family transposase; this encodes MNSHKNARLTPKGREAMVRSVAAGLSKAAAARQFNTTPKTVAKWVERFRAGGVDGLRDRSSRPLSLPSQTAPATCAVVEALRRQRYTGKQIAVEVGVSPATVSRILQRLGINKLSALEPAEPVRRYEREHPGEIIHIDIKKLGRFEQVGHRITGDRQSKSRRVGWEYLHLAIDDHSRVAYSEILPDEKRRSCLSFLFNALRFFRAHGVKVYRVMTDNGTSFRSRRYPKALRLLKIKHLRTKPYTPKTNGKAERFVQTSLREWAYAQAYLTSDHRAQHLPIWLHRYNWHRPHSSLKSKPPISRLGLTEDNLLRLHN